In one window of Caballeronia sp. TF1N1 DNA:
- a CDS encoding MinD/ParA family protein, with protein sequence MDKFVLDQAEGLRRLLTRASSRVVAVVGGPAGIGCTSAVVNLGAALSVHGKDVLVIDERHNAGSVSRMAGVDGAGALSAVMSGRRELQDVAVRTPMGFSLIAAPRDERISHDAAQARALLDGPADIVLIDAQLDRNGALSSLAAQAHDFLIVTRVAASAITEAYACMKRLHYAHAIGQFRVLMNHVQDAADAAVAFDNLSGVASRYLAVSLVQAGYVSEDARVARARELSRCAVEAFPATAAARDYRYIAAELLHWPMRPAPFSRGDEASQYDAHIPVGESGESGRKAAHRAAAFSDHAMSSTASM encoded by the coding sequence TTGGATAAGTTCGTGCTCGATCAGGCTGAAGGCCTGAGAAGGCTGCTGACGCGCGCCAGTTCTCGCGTGGTGGCTGTAGTGGGCGGACCGGCGGGCATCGGTTGCACGTCGGCGGTAGTGAACCTCGGCGCGGCGTTGTCCGTGCATGGCAAGGATGTGCTCGTCATCGACGAGCGGCATAACGCGGGCTCGGTCAGCCGCATGGCGGGTGTGGATGGCGCGGGCGCGCTCTCGGCGGTGATGTCCGGCCGTCGCGAACTGCAGGATGTCGCGGTGCGCACGCCGATGGGTTTTTCGCTGATCGCCGCACCGCGCGATGAACGTATCAGCCACGATGCGGCGCAAGCACGCGCGCTGCTCGACGGCCCCGCGGATATCGTGCTGATCGATGCGCAACTCGATCGTAATGGCGCGCTCTCGTCGCTCGCGGCGCAGGCGCATGACTTTCTGATAGTGACGCGGGTAGCCGCGTCGGCGATCACCGAGGCGTATGCGTGCATGAAGCGCTTGCACTACGCCCACGCGATCGGCCAGTTCCGCGTGCTGATGAATCACGTGCAGGACGCAGCCGATGCAGCGGTCGCGTTCGACAACCTCTCGGGTGTCGCGAGCCGTTATCTGGCCGTTTCGCTCGTGCAGGCAGGGTATGTGTCCGAGGATGCGCGCGTCGCTCGGGCGAGGGAGCTCTCTCGGTGTGCGGTGGAAGCGTTTCCGGCTACGGCCGCGGCGCGCGACTACCGCTACATCGCAGCCGAGCTGCTGCACTGGCCGATGCGTCCCGCGCCGTTTTCGCGCGGCGACGAAGCGAGCCAGTACGACGCGCACATTCCGGTTGGCGAGTCTGGTGAAAGCGGACGGAAAGCGGCGCACCGAGCGGCGGCGTTTTCCGATCATGCAATGAGCAGCACGGCGTCGATGTGA
- a CDS encoding thiamine pyrophosphate-binding protein, whose amino-acid sequence MASASHGQTTGARLVVDALVHHGVERVFCVPGESFLAVLDSLHDETSQIQTIVCRHEAGAANMAEAVGKLTGRPGVAIVTRGPGATHASIGVHTAFQDSTPMILLIGQCARDHMDREAFQEIDYRRMFGQMAKWVAQIDDPRRVPEYLSHAFHVATAGRPGPVVLALPEDMLTEACDAAPPVPRYQRVAAAPSQAQIERVRELLANAKTPFVIAGGSGWTAEATQDFARFIERWQLPAGCAFRYQDTLHNEHPNYAGDVGLGINPALGARVREADVLFVLGPRMGESTTGGYTLLDIPKTKQTLIHVHQGAEELGRVYSADLPIVSGMPEIASMLAALEPPAQIAWSGSAETAHAAYLEWRKPRPMLGDVQLGEIMRTLSERLPEDAILTNGAGNYATWLHRHYSYRHFRSQVAPTSGAMGYGVPAAIAAKSLYPQRTVIAFAGDGCFMMSSHELATAMQYQLPVIFVVVNNGQFGTIRMHQERHYPHRVHGTGLTNPDFAAYARAFGAHGERVESTEQFMPAFERAVSSGLPAVIEIRIPADQSTPGATLEQIREQGKR is encoded by the coding sequence ATGGCATCCGCTTCTCATGGCCAGACCACCGGCGCGCGTCTGGTTGTCGATGCGCTCGTTCATCACGGTGTCGAACGCGTGTTCTGCGTGCCGGGCGAGAGCTTTCTCGCCGTCCTGGATTCGCTGCACGACGAAACCAGCCAGATACAGACGATCGTCTGCCGCCACGAAGCCGGCGCGGCGAACATGGCCGAGGCGGTCGGCAAGCTGACGGGGCGTCCGGGCGTGGCTATCGTCACGCGCGGGCCGGGCGCGACGCACGCGTCCATCGGCGTGCACACCGCTTTCCAGGACTCGACGCCGATGATCCTGCTGATCGGCCAATGCGCGCGGGATCACATGGATCGCGAGGCGTTTCAGGAAATCGACTATCGGCGCATGTTCGGGCAAATGGCGAAGTGGGTCGCGCAAATCGACGATCCGCGCCGCGTGCCGGAGTATCTGAGCCACGCGTTCCATGTCGCGACGGCGGGACGTCCTGGCCCGGTCGTGCTGGCGTTACCCGAAGACATGCTGACCGAAGCGTGCGACGCGGCGCCGCCCGTGCCGCGCTATCAGCGCGTCGCGGCGGCGCCGTCGCAGGCGCAGATCGAGCGCGTGCGCGAACTGCTCGCCAACGCGAAGACACCGTTCGTGATCGCGGGCGGCAGCGGCTGGACCGCCGAGGCGACGCAGGACTTCGCGCGCTTCATCGAGCGCTGGCAGTTGCCGGCGGGATGCGCGTTCCGCTATCAGGACACGCTTCATAACGAGCATCCGAATTACGCGGGCGATGTCGGGCTCGGCATCAATCCGGCGCTGGGCGCGCGCGTGCGCGAAGCGGACGTGCTCTTCGTTCTCGGCCCGCGCATGGGTGAATCGACGACGGGCGGCTACACGCTGCTCGACATCCCGAAGACGAAGCAGACGCTGATTCACGTGCATCAGGGCGCGGAGGAACTGGGCCGCGTGTATAGCGCCGATCTGCCGATCGTCTCCGGCATGCCCGAGATTGCGTCGATGCTTGCCGCGCTCGAACCACCCGCGCAGATCGCGTGGTCGGGCAGCGCCGAGACGGCGCACGCCGCGTATCTCGAATGGCGCAAGCCGCGCCCCATGCTCGGCGATGTCCAGCTCGGCGAGATCATGCGCACGCTTTCGGAGCGCCTGCCCGAAGACGCGATTCTCACCAACGGCGCGGGCAACTACGCGACCTGGCTGCATCGGCATTATTCGTATCGGCACTTCCGCTCGCAAGTTGCGCCGACGAGCGGTGCGATGGGTTACGGCGTGCCCGCGGCCATCGCGGCGAAGTCGCTGTATCCGCAGCGCACGGTGATCGCGTTCGCGGGCGATGGCTGCTTCATGATGTCGAGCCACGAACTCGCCACGGCGATGCAGTACCAGCTGCCGGTGATTTTCGTGGTCGTGAACAACGGGCAGTTCGGCACGATCCGCATGCATCAGGAGCGGCACTATCCGCATCGGGTCCATGGCACGGGGCTGACGAACCCCGACTTCGCGGCTTATGCGCGCGCGTTCGGGGCGCACGGCGAGCGGGTCGAATCGACGGAGCAGTTCATGCCGGCGTTCGAGCGCGCTGTGAGTTCCGGATTGCCCGCGGTGATCGAGATTCGGATTCCGGCGGATCAGAGCACGCCGGGCGCGACGCTCGAACAGATTCGGGAGCAGGGGAAGCGCTGA
- the flhF gene encoding flagellar biosynthesis protein FlhF: protein MNIRKFIGANSRDALRQVREALGPDAVVLSNRTLDDGSVEIVGVADSDLASISPAKAAREQAAAAPFASATPRAALAQAAAAAMKQQAAAPSSPMNPYASGDVFSSVFGNTADADDFDEQADEERMEAPRTMADSNPWLIEHARRIAQQASVPSNRPLTPSAAIARGMGVPVSVKAADAPRQQAPRAQAAAQPVAAAPAAPAAQAHAKIETPDWAREAAQVAARRAAQKINAAPQPADEAPAASGNFEGLPANAAAVVTEAIRTRMEQVVNETVMNELSSMREMMEEHFSGLLWGDRQRRNPTNSALTKRLFAAGFSAQLVRMVIDNMPSMENVENALEWVQQVLESNLPVMPSEDALMERGGVFALMGPTGVGKTTTTAKLAARCVMRFGASKVALLTTDSYRIGAHEQLRIFGKILGVSVHAVKDGADLQLALSELRNKHIVLIDTIGMSQRDRTVSDQIAMLCGTGQPVQRLLLLNATSHGDTLNEVVQAYKSAPDQPPLAGCILTKLDEATNLGSVLDTVIRYKLPVHYVSTGQKVPENLYVATKRFLIKSAFCIPRDGSPFVPQDDDVPALLSALSARATTELHGVHFG, encoded by the coding sequence TTGAACATTCGTAAATTCATCGGCGCGAACAGTCGTGACGCTCTGCGCCAGGTCCGTGAAGCGCTCGGACCCGATGCCGTGGTGTTGTCCAACCGCACGCTCGACGATGGATCGGTGGAAATCGTCGGTGTCGCGGATAGCGATCTCGCTTCGATCTCGCCCGCGAAGGCCGCACGCGAACAAGCCGCCGCCGCGCCGTTCGCCAGCGCCACGCCGCGCGCCGCGCTTGCACAAGCCGCAGCCGCCGCGATGAAGCAGCAGGCCGCCGCTCCCAGCTCTCCGATGAACCCCTACGCCAGCGGCGATGTTTTCTCCTCCGTCTTCGGCAACACCGCCGACGCCGACGATTTCGACGAGCAAGCCGACGAAGAGCGCATGGAAGCACCGCGCACGATGGCCGATTCCAATCCGTGGTTGATCGAACATGCGCGCCGTATCGCGCAACAGGCTTCGGTGCCGTCGAACCGGCCGCTGACGCCGTCCGCCGCAATTGCACGCGGCATGGGCGTGCCGGTATCGGTCAAGGCAGCCGACGCACCGCGCCAGCAAGCGCCGCGTGCACAAGCCGCCGCGCAACCGGTTGCCGCCGCGCCTGCCGCACCCGCCGCGCAAGCGCACGCAAAGATCGAAACGCCCGACTGGGCGCGTGAAGCCGCGCAAGTCGCCGCACGCCGCGCCGCACAGAAGATCAACGCAGCACCGCAACCCGCCGACGAAGCGCCGGCCGCATCGGGCAATTTCGAAGGCTTGCCGGCTAATGCCGCAGCCGTCGTGACCGAAGCCATCCGCACGCGCATGGAGCAAGTCGTCAACGAAACGGTGATGAACGAACTCTCGTCGATGCGCGAGATGATGGAAGAGCACTTCTCGGGTTTGCTGTGGGGCGACCGCCAGCGCCGCAACCCGACCAACTCGGCCTTGACCAAGCGCCTCTTCGCCGCCGGTTTCTCCGCGCAACTCGTGCGCATGGTGATCGACAACATGCCGTCGATGGAGAACGTGGAAAACGCGCTCGAATGGGTGCAGCAAGTTCTCGAATCGAATCTGCCGGTGATGCCGAGCGAAGACGCGTTGATGGAACGCGGCGGCGTGTTCGCGCTGATGGGCCCGACGGGCGTCGGCAAGACGACGACCACGGCAAAGCTCGCGGCGCGCTGCGTGATGCGCTTCGGCGCCAGCAAGGTCGCGCTCCTGACGACGGACAGCTACCGGATCGGCGCGCATGAACAACTGCGCATCTTCGGCAAGATTCTCGGCGTGTCGGTGCACGCGGTAAAGGACGGCGCTGACCTGCAACTCGCGCTCTCCGAACTGCGCAACAAACATATCGTGCTGATCGACACGATCGGCATGAGCCAGCGCGATCGCACGGTCTCCGACCAGATCGCGATGCTGTGCGGCACGGGTCAGCCGGTGCAACGCTTGTTGCTGCTGAACGCCACGAGCCACGGCGACACGCTCAACGAAGTCGTGCAGGCCTACAAGAGTGCGCCGGACCAGCCGCCGCTCGCGGGCTGCATTCTGACCAAGCTCGACGAGGCGACCAACCTCGGCAGCGTGCTCGATACGGTCATCCGCTACAAGCTGCCGGTGCATTACGTATCGACCGGTCAGAAGGTGCCGGAGAACTTGTACGTCGCAACCAAGCGTTTCCTCATCAAGAGCGCGTTCTGCATTCCGCGCGATGGCTCGCCTTTCGTGCCGCAAGACGACGATGTGCCGGCGCTTCTGTCCGCACTGTCCGCACGCGCCACGACCGAACTGCATGGAGTCCATTTTGGATAA